The Novosphingobium aromaticivorans DSM 12444 genome segment TTTGCGGTAGCGTTCCCACTCGGGCCGGAAGGCAACATGCTGGACCTTGCGGTTGCGGGCCCAAAGCATCGCGATGTGTTCGCCGCCGGTCGGGTTGCCGCCGTGGAAGAGGACCATGTCGGGATACTTGGCGTGAACCCGGTCGAGCACGTCCCAGATCCGCTTGTGGTCGGTGTAGTCGGGGCCAGCGGTGAAAGCGACGCGGGTTCCGGTTGGCAGCAGCGGTTCGATCTCGGCCTTGCGCTTGGCGGCAAGGAAGTCGCGGCTGTCGATCATCGCGGCCGTCAGGGTCTTGTGGTGGACGAGTGATCCGGTCCGCGGCGTCCAGGGCTTGCGGAAGTGGCGTTCGTACTGGTCACCGGCGGCTTCGCGCATGAATTCCAGGGCATTGCGGCGTTCGATCAGCGACAGGCCCTCGCGCAGGAGGCGTTCGAGTTCGACCGAGCGGACCTCCGAGCCATCCTGTTCGCCCTGGCTGCGGCGCTGGGCATCCTCGTTGTCATCAAGTTCGCGCTGCACGCGGCCGGTGGCGCGGTGGAAGATGTTGACGGTCGACCAGCACAGTTCCTCAAGGTCAGGCTCGAGGCGGGTGTCGAGCATCGTGGCGATCAGGGCGTCGAACATGTCGGCTATCGCACCGGAGGCGATCCGCTCTTCGGGGAGCGGCCTCGGGTCGGCCTCGTCCGAGAAAGGGCGGTAGCCATAGAGGCTGAGTTCTTCGAGCAAGTGCGCCGTGGGGGAGGATGCGTGTTCGGGTTCATGATCGTCGTAGTCGTGCATGGGTTGCGCTCCTGATTGCGGAGCCGGGCGTTCTCCCGGCCTTCCTTCGCGCGTCCTCTGGTGACGGCCAGACCGGCGGCGCACCGGGAGCGAAGCGGACGGCCGCAGCGATCAGCGCAGGACGGCAAAGCCGGGTTATTTTGCTTCGCGATGTAAAGGCGGGCCATGAGCCCGCCGACGGAAAATAGCCCGGGCGGCGCCGTTGCTCCGCCGGACAGGCCGGCACAGACGCGCATCACAGGAAGGAAGGCCGAACGATCCGGCGGCAGATGGCCGGCAGAAGCACCAACATGACAGCCCGATCACCCGGACCGATTGCTTCTCTTCCCGGCCTCACGCCTTGCGGAGCAAGGCCTCGTCCCCGCTGCCGAGCTGCCGGGCAAGGTTGGCCACCATGGCTTCGCGGGAGCATTGCCGCAGGTCGTCGTTGAAATCGCCCAGGATCGGCATGAGCGGGATCACCTCGATGCCCGAAGTGGCGCAGCGCTCGGCGATGGCGGCAAATGCTGCCTCACCGGCCTTGTCGCGATCGCGGGCGACATAGAGGCGGTTCACGCCTGCCGGAAACAGGAAGGCGGCCAGGTGCGCGGATGACGTACAGGCCGCGAGCGGCATGGTCGGCAGACATGCGCGCAAGGAAAGTATGGTCTCGATGCCTTCGCCGATGATCATGCAATCCGTCGGCACGCCGAAGCGGACGGCATGGCCGAGAATGGCCCCCATGGTCTTTCTGGGATGAGCGACGGGCGCCTTGTCCATGCCGGAAGGATCGAGCCAGGTGCGATGCACACCGGTGGTGCCGCACGCATTGTCAGTGACCGCAGCAATCAGGGCGGGCCAGCGCGTCGGCGTGCCCGGTGGGTCGTCACGGGACGGTCGGTAATGACAGCCGGGGTGGAACCGCAGGGCCGTGAGTTCGGCGCCTGCTTCAAGGCCCCGGGACTGGAGGTAGGCTTGCGCGAGGGTGCCAGCGATCGGACGGCTGCCCGACCAAAGCCGCAAGGCCGCGTCTCGGTGGCCTGAATTGGTGCCACTCAGCCCGGAAGGACGAGGTCGCGCCGCAGGGGCTGGGGTTTCCGGCAGGGAGAGAAAGCGACGGGCCTCGCTCAGGGTCTCCCGCATGCCGGCGGTTCGAACCGAATGGGCGATAATGTCGAGCAAGTCGCCATGGTCGCCGGTGGCAGCGTCAGTCCATTTGCCGGCGGGGCCTTTCTCGCCATCGATTAGGCGAACATAGAGACTGCGCCCCGGTGCGTTGTCGACATTGCCGACCAGCCAGTAACGCCCCTCCTTGCACCCGTTGGAAAGATAGCAGCGGCATACCGCCTCGGCCTGCTGGCCTAGGCGGCGGGATAATTCGGTGGCATTCATGAGGCAAAGCTCCTGCCGAACAGAGAAGAGGGGTAAGGATGCGATGCGCGGCCCGGGACCGGCAAATCGGCGCGGTTAGGCTACCCTGGCGCTCTCGCGGCGGGGCAGGATGCGCTCGAGAGGATAGCGCTCGAGCAGCCGGGCGAGGATGGCGGGGCCTTCGCTGCCGGTCGGCACGAACAGGCGCAGTTTCCACGAGACGATTTCGGAGATGAGCCCGATCGCCTTCAGCCGGTCGAGCGCCAGATCGCTGAAACCGGTAAGCTCGATGCGCGGCGTGCCCATGGCGCGGACCTGCTGGAGGGTCTGCCCTTCGCGCAATTGCAACGTCGCTTGTCCGGACATCAGCATGGCAAAGGCCACATCGGGCGCGAGTGCCGGTGCATCTTCCTCGATGATCGAGGCGACCCAGGCCGGCGAGACCTTGCGCCCGACAAAGCGCTGCCCGTCATCGGTCTGGAACCGGTATACCCGGGTGCTCTCGTCGGGCAGCTGCTTCCAGATCGGCAGCAACAGGCCGCTGACCATGTGCAGGGTGCTGGTTTCAAACTCCGGGATCGTCGCCAGTTCGGCCGTCCAGGCTGCCCTGAACGCGGTTTCGTCGGCAGGCTCCCAATGGCTTGCCGCCATGGCATCGACCGGCACCGTGCTGGCCTCACCCGGGCGCACCAGGCGGATGTGGGCTTCGACCGAACCATCGTCGCGCATCATGCTGCGCGCGGGCATCTCGACCGCCGCACGGCCCGAGCGCTGGTTGCAGAGCAGCCGTCCCTGGCTGCGTCCGGCAAGCTCAAGTGCTTCATCCAAGGTGACTATCCGGGTGCGATCCTTGCGGGCGATGGTCAGCAGGTCGGTCACGGCGCCGGTGCCGGGATGGGTGTAGATTGTCCGGCGCGAGGTCAGCGCGAAGCTCTCGGCGCGGAGGGTCTCGAGGCCGATTTCATAAGTGCCGCTGGCCATCGCGCCTTCGATCCGGCGGGTAAGCAGGTCTTCAAACGCGGTGAAGAGGATGTCCTGCAGCGCGATCGTCAGGGCCAGCATGCGGTTGAGGAAGGTCGTGATCGGCGGCAGCTCGTCACGCAGCCCGCCGCCTTCGGCATCGATGATGGAAAGTCCAGTTGCCTGCTCGAACTGCTGGAGGCTGCAGCCTTCAACCTTGCCGGCGGCAATGAGGGCATAGAGCTGGCGCAGGGCATCGCGGGCATAGTGCGATTCGAGATTATCCTCGGGCCGGAACATGTTCTGCCCGCCCGTCTGGCGCTGGCCGCGGGTGATGGCGCCCAGGCTGTCGAGCCGCCGGGCGATGGTCGAGATGAAGCGCTTCTGCGCCTTCACATCGGTCGTCACCGGGCGGAACCGCGGTGGCTGCGCCTGGTTGGTGCGGTTGGTCCGCCCGAAGCCCTGAATCGCATTGTCGGCCTTCCATCCTGCCTCGAGCAGGTAGTGGACCCGCAGCCGGCGGTTCCGGACTCCGAGGTCGGCATGATAGGATCGCCCCGTGCCCCCGGCGTCGGAAAAGACGAGGATCCGCTTGGCATCGTCCATGAAGGCTTGGGTCTCGGCGAGGTTGGCGGACGCGGGACGGGTCTCGACGGCAAAGCGCACCTGCCCGCTGCCATCGCGGCGCGCGACAATGCGCCGGGCGCGGCCGGTCACTTCGGCGACCACATCCGTGCCAAAATGATGGAGGATCTGGTCAAGCGCGGCAGGCACCGGCGGCAAGGCGGCCAGATGCTCGATCATCTGCTGGCGGCGTGCGACCGCCTCGCGGCAGAGAACCGGCTGCCCGTCCTTCCAGACCGGGCGCGATGACAGGTTGCCTTCCTCATCGCTGTAGGGCTCGAACAGCTGCACCGGGAAGCTGTGCTCGAGGTACGACAGGACATATTCGCGAGGCGTGATGTCGACGCGGACGTCGTTCCACTCCTCGGTTGGAATGTCCGCCAGACGCCGCTCCATCAGGGCTTCCCCGGTCGAGACGATCTGCACTACGGCGGCATGTCCGGCGTCCAGATCCTGCTCGATCGCAGCAATGAAGCTCGGGCACTGCATTGCGGTGATCAGGTGGTTGAAGAAGCGCTGCTTCGCGCTTTCGAACGCCGAGCGGGCGACGGACCTGGCCTGGGCGTTGAGCGTGCCGGTCGCCGCAGTGACGTTGGCGGCGGCAAGGGCTGCATCGAGGTGATTGTGAATGACCTGGAAGGCAGCGGCATAGGCATCGTATATACGCACCTGCTCGCCCGTCAGCGCGTGTTCGAGCATGTCATACTCGACTCCGTCGAACGACAGCGAGCGCGAGGCATAGAGCCCGAGCGCCTTGAGATCGCGGGCCAGCACTTCCATCGCCGCGACCCCGCCATTCTCGATCGCCGCCACGAATTCGCCGCGCGTCGCGAACGGGAAGTCTTCACCGCTCCACAGTCCGAGCCGCTGGGCATAGGCCAGGTTCTGGACCGTGGTCGCCCCGGTCGCCGAGACATAGACCACCCGCGCCGAGGGCAAGGCATGCTGGAGGCGCAGGCCCGCCCGGCCCTGCTGGGAGGGCGTCTGTTCGCCCCGACTGCCCTTGCCGCCGGCGGCATTGGCCATGGCATGGGCTTCGTCGAACACGATGACCCCGTCAAAATCGCTGCCGAGCCATTCGACAATCTGCGCCAGGCGGGAGGCCTTGCCTTCGCGTTCCTGCGAACGGAGGGTCGCATAGGTCGTAAACAGGATGCCTTCGGCAAGGCGGATCGGGCTACCCTGCCGGAAACGCGACAGCGGCGTGACCTGCAGGCGCTCCTGGCCCAGGGCCGCCCAGTCGCGCTGCGCGTCTTCCAGCAATCGGTCCGACACCGAAATCCATAACGCGCGGCGGCGACCCTTGAGCCAATTGTCGAGGATGATCCCGGCGACCTGGCGGCCTTTGCCCGCACCGGTGCCATCGCCCAGGAACCAGCCCCGCCGGAATCGGACGGCGCCCTCCTGCTCCTCGCTCGCAGCTGAGAGGACGTCGAAGGTCGCATCCATCGTCCAGGCTCCGGACAGAAACCCGGCATGGGCTTCCCCGGCGTAGATCACCGATTCGAGCTGGGCGTCAGACAGCAGGCCATCGGCGACCAGTCGTGCCGGGACATGCGGACGATAGCTGGGCTGCGGCGGCGCGACCGAGGCCATGGCCGCCGACTGGACCAGCGGGGTCGGATGGGGAACTGCGCCCGGGATGCGAAGCGACTGGAGCGCGTAGGGCTCGTAGATTGCCTCGCCCAGCTGGACGGCGTCTGCCGGGGTGCTGTCGAGCGTCTCATACTCGAGCTCGATCCCTTCGAGCGACGGGACGCCGCCCTTCAGCGGATCCGCGACCACGGCAGGACGGCCAGGCTGCATCCCGGTAGCGCGTCCATCCTGGCGCCCGACGATCGGGACGGGGACAGACGGCGTGCAGTCCGGCCGGGGCGGCAGGTCGGCGAGGATCCAGTCGAGCAGGCTGGCAACGTCCGGGGCCATCCCGCGCGGCTCAGGGAAAGCATGCGGATCGGCGGCCGGCTGTTTGTCGATCACGGTCAGGCGCGTGGTAATCGCGGTGCCGTGGGGCGCGAACACCTTGCCGGCAATCGCGGCGGTAAAGACGAGAGTGCCTGCGTGCTGGAGTTCTGCAAAGGCGCCCTGCCAGGCAGGATCATGGGGCGAGCAGTTCGCGCCGGTGATGGCGACAAGCCGCCCGCCGGGGGCAAGCCGGGCCAGCGCCGAGCGCATGTGGCGCAAGGCTGCATCGCGGACCTGGCCCTTGACGTGGACCGCAGCCGAGAACGGCGGGTTCATCAGCACGAGGCTCGGTGACAGGCCGGGCTCCAGATAATCGTCGATCTGAGCCGCGTCGTGGCGCGTGACCGGCAGGGTCGGAAACAGTCCGGACAACAGGTCAGCCCGGCCATCGGCGAGCTCGTTGAGGTGCAAGCGGGCGCCCATGATCTCGGCGAGGATCGCCAGCATGCCGGTTCCTGCCGATGGTTCGAGCAACATGTCACCGGGCGTGATCCGGGTTGCGACGGCAGCAACCAGCCCCAGTGGCAGGGGCGTGGAGAACTGCTGAAAGGCCTGTCCGTCTTCCGATCGCCGCGTCTGGGTCGGAAGCAGGTCGGCCAAGCGTTGGATGGCGGCGAGCAATGCCTGTGCTCCGCCCGGCCGCCTCAGCAGGGCCGCGCCATAGCGGCGCAGGAACAGGACCTGGGCCGCTTCGCAGGCTTCATAGGCAAGCTTCCAGCTCCAGCGCCCCTCGGCATCACTGCCGCCCAAGGCTTCCTCCATGACCCGGCGCAGCCGCTGGGTAGTGATGCGCTCGCCCCGTGCGAGCAGGGGAAGGAGCGCGGTGGCCGCCGTGATCAGGCGACTGGCCTCGCAGTCTGCGGCGGCGGGCGGCTTGGCATGAGCGGCGCGCGGTAAGACCGAGGC includes the following:
- a CDS encoding DUF2493 domain-containing protein yields the protein MHDYDDHEPEHASSPTAHLLEELSLYGYRPFSDEADPRPLPEERIASGAIADMFDALIATMLDTRLEPDLEELCWSTVNIFHRATGRVQRELDDNEDAQRRSQGEQDGSEVRSVELERLLREGLSLIERRNALEFMREAAGDQYERHFRKPWTPRTGSLVHHKTLTAAMIDSRDFLAAKRKAEIEPLLPTGTRVAFTAGPDYTDHKRIWDVLDRVHAKYPDMVLFHGGNPTGGEHIAMLWARNRKVQHVAFRPEWERYRKAAPFRRNDAMLEAMPKAVIACPGNGINANLVDKARKLGLKVWKVGTSGS
- a CDS encoding DUF7146 domain-containing protein; the encoded protein is MNATELSRRLGQQAEAVCRCYLSNGCKEGRYWLVGNVDNAPGRSLYVRLIDGEKGPAGKWTDAATGDHGDLLDIIAHSVRTAGMRETLSEARRFLSLPETPAPAARPRPSGLSGTNSGHRDAALRLWSGSRPIAGTLAQAYLQSRGLEAGAELTALRFHPGCHYRPSRDDPPGTPTRWPALIAAVTDNACGTTGVHRTWLDPSGMDKAPVAHPRKTMGAILGHAVRFGVPTDCMIIGEGIETILSLRACLPTMPLAACTSSAHLAAFLFPAGVNRLYVARDRDKAGEAAFAAIAERCATSGIEVIPLMPILGDFNDDLRQCSREAMVANLARQLGSGDEALLRKA
- a CDS encoding strawberry notch family protein, with protein sequence MSLPPVSASVLPRAAHAKPPAAADCEASRLITAATALLPLLARGERITTQRLRRVMEEALGGSDAEGRWSWKLAYEACEAAQVLFLRRYGAALLRRPGGAQALLAAIQRLADLLPTQTRRSEDGQAFQQFSTPLPLGLVAAVATRITPGDMLLEPSAGTGMLAILAEIMGARLHLNELADGRADLLSGLFPTLPVTRHDAAQIDDYLEPGLSPSLVLMNPPFSAAVHVKGQVRDAALRHMRSALARLAPGGRLVAITGANCSPHDPAWQGAFAELQHAGTLVFTAAIAGKVFAPHGTAITTRLTVIDKQPAADPHAFPEPRGMAPDVASLLDWILADLPPRPDCTPSVPVPIVGRQDGRATGMQPGRPAVVADPLKGGVPSLEGIELEYETLDSTPADAVQLGEAIYEPYALQSLRIPGAVPHPTPLVQSAAMASVAPPQPSYRPHVPARLVADGLLSDAQLESVIYAGEAHAGFLSGAWTMDATFDVLSAASEEQEGAVRFRRGWFLGDGTGAGKGRQVAGIILDNWLKGRRRALWISVSDRLLEDAQRDWAALGQERLQVTPLSRFRQGSPIRLAEGILFTTYATLRSQEREGKASRLAQIVEWLGSDFDGVIVFDEAHAMANAAGGKGSRGEQTPSQQGRAGLRLQHALPSARVVYVSATGATTVQNLAYAQRLGLWSGEDFPFATRGEFVAAIENGGVAAMEVLARDLKALGLYASRSLSFDGVEYDMLEHALTGEQVRIYDAYAAAFQVIHNHLDAALAAANVTAATGTLNAQARSVARSAFESAKQRFFNHLITAMQCPSFIAAIEQDLDAGHAAVVQIVSTGEALMERRLADIPTEEWNDVRVDITPREYVLSYLEHSFPVQLFEPYSDEEGNLSSRPVWKDGQPVLCREAVARRQQMIEHLAALPPVPAALDQILHHFGTDVVAEVTGRARRIVARRDGSGQVRFAVETRPASANLAETQAFMDDAKRILVFSDAGGTGRSYHADLGVRNRRLRVHYLLEAGWKADNAIQGFGRTNRTNQAQPPRFRPVTTDVKAQKRFISTIARRLDSLGAITRGQRQTGGQNMFRPEDNLESHYARDALRQLYALIAAGKVEGCSLQQFEQATGLSIIDAEGGGLRDELPPITTFLNRMLALTIALQDILFTAFEDLLTRRIEGAMASGTYEIGLETLRAESFALTSRRTIYTHPGTGAVTDLLTIARKDRTRIVTLDEALELAGRSQGRLLCNQRSGRAAVEMPARSMMRDDGSVEAHIRLVRPGEASTVPVDAMAASHWEPADETAFRAAWTAELATIPEFETSTLHMVSGLLLPIWKQLPDESTRVYRFQTDDGQRFVGRKVSPAWVASIIEEDAPALAPDVAFAMLMSGQATLQLREGQTLQQVRAMGTPRIELTGFSDLALDRLKAIGLISEIVSWKLRLFVPTGSEGPAILARLLERYPLERILPRRESARVA